A window of the Apostichopus japonicus isolate 1M-3 chromosome 8, ASM3797524v1, whole genome shotgun sequence genome harbors these coding sequences:
- the LOC139971644 gene encoding thiosulfate transporter TsuA-like translates to METTNNGDMNMNVLQRKHDVRDMKMDDNGNGFAYLNGNVDTNHRDDRKPAEIEGVLPASMFSQVFTCCLAGITFGFVLEKGRVFEPIIIQDQMTFHRNVMLKMFLGAIAASQFSFALLSLIPSTSSRVALTRFTFMKRIGEKSVASAAVGGSLLGAGMAISGACPGQILIQIGHGIPNSGITFFGGCCGALLYGITESYVSERTRPTKSYKVKKLDDVLALPFVVSVMPVTVLLVAAIYALEVIAPWKTELYTPYNSNATSLLTLNAWPPYLSGSLVGFLQIPMVLVMNKPLGSSSSYCTISSRVFPAKMLQVISPYLYKARSGMANWWQVIYLSCAVGGAYYSAYLSDSIATAPGTSALASFTGGMVMLYGSRMAGGCTCGHGLSGTGMLSLISFVAVPFMFVGGVSTAVTLSAING, encoded by the exons ATGGAGACCACGAACAATGGCGATATGAACATGAATGTGCTTCAAAGGAAACATGACGTCAGAGACATGAAGATGGACGATAACGGAAATGGATTCGCATATCTCAATGGTAATGTGGATACCAATCACAGAGATGACCGTAAGCCCGCAGAAATAGAGGGCGTTTTACCAGCATCCATGTTTAGCCAGGTATTTACCTGTTGCTTAGCTGGGATCACATTCGGGTTTGTGCTGGAGAAAGGTAGAG TGTTTGAGCCTATCATCATCCAGGACCAAATGACGTTTCACCGTAACGTTATGTTAAAGATGTTCCTAGGAGCAATAGCGGCCAGTCAGTTCAGCTTCGCCCTCCTGTCCCTCATTCCGAGTACTTCCAGTCGGGTCGCTCTCACTAGATTTACCTTCATGAAACGTATTGGAGAAAAGAGCGTAGCAAGCGCCGCAGTTGGCGGCTCGCTTCTCGGCGCGGGAATGGCAATAAGTGGAGCG TGTCCTGGACAAATCCTGATACAAATCGGTCATGGCATTCCAAACTCAG GTATAACTTTCTTTGGAGGTTGCTGTGGCGCACTTCTTTATGGTATAACTGAATCTTACGTCAGTGAGCGGACTCGCCCAACCAAATCTTACAAAGTCAAAAA aCTTGATGACGTCCTAGCTTTGCCGTTTGTGGTCTCTGTCATGCCAGTTACGGTGCTGTTGGTGGCAGCAATCTACGCGCTTGAGGTCATCGCCCCGTGGAAGACGGAACTTTATACACCGTACAACAGTAACGCAACATCTTTGTTGACTCTCAACGCTTGGCCTCCTTACCTGTCAG gTTCCTTGGTTGGATTTCTGCAGATTCCAATGGTTCTCGTTATGAATAAGCCGTTGGGCAGCAGCAGTAGCTACTGTACCATTTCATCGAGGGTCTTTCCCGCTAAAATGCTGCAAGTGATATCCCCTTACCTCTACAAGGCGAGGAGCGGTATGGCTAACTGGTggcag GTGATCTACTTATCGTGTGCGGTTGGAGGTGCGTATTACTCCGCTTATCTTTCAGATAGCATAGCAACTGCACCCGGTACGTCAGCGCTGGCGTCCTTTACAGGTGGTATGGTTATGCTCTACGGGTCCCGGATGGCTGGCGGTTGTACATG TGGTCACGGGTTGTCTGGAACAGGAATGTTATCTTTAATCTCCTTCGTGGCAGTACCCTTCATGTTTGTGGGGGGCGTCAGCACTGCTGTTACACTTTCAGCAATAAATGGGTAG
- the LOC139971643 gene encoding G patch domain-containing protein 2-like, which yields MEDLSKALIEALEDKISLSDQDNNLQSSSLNGSKLARRPLRKRRGRKRRLDPNPIWEFSVVLSDQSDTSLDEALKDYMQNVTETKDRQSDSANEDRMLKKLSSLNVTSSSNLYGESDSVAESSQHPQKPLRKKKSRPKRMAVDGGTQSCVMVTRSCSLPDFKPQIKSKKQRLKKSLKKNDKQNENMEVLNYEAIEDRFGNKKKVPQRSKTPSKGQKLTAQNMEIDCETVNYRTSSPEVAGVCSSRVTEGPLAESRTQSSSSDGTISRTDDRAESAMSGDDDDTSETLLGRDASCSSESSEDDGLFTNDEGREADDEQSDFFHEPGGSVAGVPHIIPWWEKSPKDKEDEEKFYKILNGALPLLNKGTQKNFNSRLKNLQNRDDCSNFRSLRSRFKPKRLRKTSAPGQLNDRVVRFLKKPNTNEIDLQTLRKTKHQSHLDHVASIYSLDLQTNTKAFLKNPALCGAAANNDFYMASSSTESSLLSLVDTKRRRKSPRKLTNEGKVGGSAAPIPESNVGNQMLQNMGWKPGTGLGAKGRGVKEPVQVFIRPKNRGLGHWKPS from the exons ATGGAAGATCTGTCAAAGGCTCTGATTGAAGCCCTTGAAGACAAGATTTCACTCAGTGATCAAGATAACAATTTACAAAGTTCCTCCTTGAACGGCTCGAAGCTGGCTCGTCGTCCGTTGAGAAAGCGAAGGGGTCGGAAGAGACGACTGGATCCAAATCCCATCTGGGAATTCTCTGTCGTGCTCAGTGATCAGTCTGACACAAGCCTGGACGAAGCCTTGAAGGATTACATGCAAAACGTAACGGAGACCAAAGACCGTCAGAGCGACTCCGCCAATGAGGATCGCATGTTGAAGAAGCTGTCTTCCCTGAACGTTACATCGTCCAGTAATTTATATGGAGAATCTGATTCTGTCGCCGAAAGCAGTCAGCATCCTCAGAAACCTCTGAGAAAGAAGAAGTCCAGGCCCAAGAGAATGGCCGTGGATGGGGGGACTCAATCCTGTGTAATGGTTACAAGAAGTTGTTCTCTTCCAGACTTCAAGCCTCAGATCAAAAGCAAAAAGCAACGATTGAAAAAGTCGCTGAAGAAGAATGATAAGcagaatgaaaacatggaaGTACTTAACTACGAGGCAATCGAGGATCGCTTTGGAAACAAGAAGAAGGTGCCGCAGAGGTCAAAAACTCCATCCAAAGGTCAAAAGCTGACAGCACAGAACATGGAGATTGATTGCGAAACTGTAAACTATCGTACAAGTTCTCCTGAGGTGGCAGGTGTGTGCAGCTCAAGGGTTACAGAGGGCCCTCTTGCAGAATCGAGAACGCAATCTTCCAGCAGTGATGGAACCATCAGCAGGACAGATGATAGAGCAGAGAGTGCAATGAGtggagatgatgatgataccTCAGAGACCTTATTAGGGAGAGA TGCCAGTTGTAGCAGTGAAAGCAGTGAAGACGATGGTCTGTTTACCAACGATGAAGGACGAGAAG cCGATGACGAACAGAGTGACTTTTTCCATGAACCAGGAGGGTCCGTCGCTGGTGTTCCACACATCATACCCTGGTGGGAGAAATCACCGAAAGATAAAGAAGACGAAGAGAaattctacaaaatattaaatggTGCTTTACCTCTGCTCAATAAGGGCACTCAGAAAA ATTTTAATTCACGACTTAAAAACCTTCAGAACCGCGATGACTGCAGTAATTTCCGAAGCCTCAGATCGAGATTCAAACCAAAG CGACTTCGAAAAACCAGTGCCCCAGGCCAACTAAACGACAGGGTGGTTCGTTTCCTGAAAAAACCAAACACCAATGA GATTGATTTACAGACCTTGAGGAAAACCAAGCACCAATCACATCTGGATCATGTGGCTTCGATATATTCATTGGATCTGCAGACCAACACTAAAGCTTTCTTAAA GAACCCAGCATTATGCGGTGCTGCAGCCAATAATGACTTCTACATGGCATCATCCTCAACGGAGTCCTCCTTACTATCGTTAGTAGACACGAAGAGAAGACGCAAGTCACCTCGTAAATTAACCAACGAAG GTAAAGTCGGTGGTTCTGCAGCTCCAATTCCAGAGAGTAACGTCGGTAACCAGATGTTGCAGAACATGGGATGGAAACCTGGAACAGGGCTCGGAGCTAAGGGTCGGGGTGTGAAGGAACCAGTCCAGGTCTTCATCAGACCGAAAAACAGGGGACTTGGACACTGGAAACCATCTTGA